Proteins encoded by one window of Arabidopsis thaliana chromosome 2, partial sequence:
- a CDS encoding uncharacterized protein (unknown protein; Has 0 Blast hits to 0 proteins in 0 species (source: NCBI BLink).) — translation MAGSQREKLKPRTKGSTRC, via the coding sequence ATGGCCGGTTCgcaaagagagaaattgaaaCCGAGGACCAAGGGTTCAACACGATGCTAA